Proteins encoded within one genomic window of Alteribacter populi:
- a CDS encoding YesL family protein: MFDRIGGFFTECSNWIWRMMLLNWIWFLHVLFGGVVLGIFPATVSLFATTREWLNGGIDKPIWKNYHAYYKRNFWKTNGLGWIYLLVGGFLILDLYLVSQIQGMVALLSTLAIILLLIVYLFSFLYFFSYYVHFEQSFTGYLLQPFIITFISYKQNFLIGFGLFVVGYLIFQLPGLIPFALGVMPAYWIMKVSLNRYKQMQEKWENAAVEGGKS, from the coding sequence ATGTTTGATCGTATCGGTGGTTTTTTTACAGAATGCAGCAATTGGATTTGGCGGATGATGCTTCTCAACTGGATATGGTTTCTCCATGTTTTATTCGGAGGTGTCGTATTAGGAATATTTCCTGCAACGGTTTCATTATTTGCGACAACAAGAGAATGGCTTAACGGAGGCATCGATAAGCCGATATGGAAAAACTATCACGCGTATTATAAGAGGAATTTTTGGAAAACGAATGGCTTAGGGTGGATTTATCTTTTGGTTGGCGGCTTTTTAATTTTGGATCTCTACCTCGTCAGTCAAATCCAAGGGATGGTTGCACTTCTTAGTACACTCGCCATTATATTGTTGCTTATTGTTTATCTATTTTCCTTTCTTTATTTCTTCTCTTATTACGTTCATTTTGAGCAATCGTTTACCGGATATTTACTACAGCCGTTTATTATCACATTCATAAGCTATAAGCAGAATTTTTTAATTGGCTTCGGATTGTTTGTGGTCGGCTATTTAATTTTTCAGCTTCCCGGACTCATTCCTTTTGCTTTAGGGGTCATGCCAGCTTACTGGATTATGAAAGTATCGTTAAATCGTTATAAGCAAATGCAAGAAAAATGGGAAAATGCAGCGGTTGAAGGAGGAAAATCATGA
- a CDS encoding alpha-mannosidase, protein MFYKIEKIENRLNELDRYRYRHTKQVDSFSMYEPKAGEETLLPSEYSNEKMQVNDTWSGRDRYVWLHTKLEIPTDWEADKVVLFLDLGRTGGGNNSGFESLLYIDKQPFQGVDSNHQEVILPIPCPDEVEVDILLWSGLEGGGQQQEQFYRLKEAWYGILDEKVDGLYYLSKALLDSVKQQDVHDPNRAAVLSLLNDAFHIIDWTMPSSEEFYETLYQACDHLEDRLRSMEKKSEVTIHTIGHSHIDLAWLWRVKHTKEKAKRTFSTVLRLAELYPDYIYLQSQPQLYQWVKEEDPELYEEIKEKVKAGQWEVEGAMWVEADCNIPSGESFVRQLLYGKQFIKNEFGKESNTLWLPDVFGYSWSLPQILKKSGIDTFMTTKISWNQYNRMPHDTFKWKGIDGTEILTHFITTPEPGREEDSWFYTYNGVVTAETVKGIWEKYRNKNINNDLLLAYGYGDGGGGVNREMLEMKRQFNKIPSMPNVVSTKADAYFSKLHENISNTNEYLHTWDGELYLEYHRGTYTSQAKMKKQNRRLENAYRQAELLSSWDAMLIGWEQYPSTLIESGWKKILLNQFHDIIPGSSIPEVYEDADKDYEEANSIYKSLIERHHHEAMEHSEQQWSALNPHQYASPTLVTVPENKVGEDKAFAMKGRMLPSQKTENGDYLVLLEDIQPFSYHAIQAVDAKASAEKPLSQVNLDERTWETPAYMIEWNEWGQLTRIYDKHEHREIIPHGEKGNVFKLFEDKPLAHDAWDIDLFYIEKPSVIDELSTYEIIESGPLRTTLKFAWSRPHVEIVQYVHCYNHSQRIDFETEVNWTARQQLLKVEFPVDIRTSEAIFDIQFGNVKRPTHWNTSWDMARFETVGHKWAALAEPYYGVSLMNDSKYGYSVKDHVLSLTLLKGAIHPDPKADIGFHQFTYSIFPFRGEGNKREVERESTYLNTDIKAVEGEHKKPYDRSLVTLSSDQVVVDTIKKAENSNRLIIRLHEMEGARGVIDLTTGYKVTRWREVNLMEDIGLTEYLDTPMTLTFSPYEIKTVEVDLSTE, encoded by the coding sequence ATGTTTTATAAAATAGAAAAAATCGAAAACCGACTAAATGAATTAGATCGCTATCGCTACCGCCATACAAAGCAAGTCGATTCATTTTCAATGTATGAACCAAAAGCAGGAGAGGAAACACTTTTGCCGAGTGAATATTCAAATGAAAAAATGCAAGTCAACGATACTTGGTCAGGTAGAGATCGTTATGTATGGTTACATACGAAGCTTGAAATCCCAACCGATTGGGAAGCCGATAAAGTCGTGTTGTTTCTTGACTTAGGTCGAACTGGTGGCGGCAATAACTCAGGGTTTGAATCGTTACTCTATATTGATAAACAACCGTTTCAAGGTGTCGATTCCAATCATCAAGAGGTGATTTTACCGATCCCTTGTCCTGATGAAGTTGAAGTCGATATCCTTTTATGGTCAGGTTTAGAAGGTGGTGGACAACAACAAGAACAATTTTACCGATTAAAAGAAGCGTGGTATGGCATATTGGATGAAAAGGTTGATGGTCTGTACTATTTGTCTAAGGCACTTTTGGATTCAGTAAAGCAACAAGATGTTCACGACCCAAATCGTGCAGCGGTTCTAAGTCTATTAAATGACGCTTTTCATATCATTGACTGGACGATGCCTAGTAGTGAGGAATTCTATGAAACGTTGTATCAAGCATGTGATCATCTTGAAGACCGTCTTCGCTCCATGGAAAAAAAGTCCGAGGTGACCATCCATACGATTGGTCACTCGCATATCGATTTAGCTTGGCTGTGGCGAGTGAAGCATACGAAAGAAAAAGCGAAGCGGACATTTTCAACGGTATTAAGGTTAGCTGAGCTTTACCCTGATTATATTTATTTACAAAGTCAGCCTCAGCTTTATCAGTGGGTAAAAGAAGAAGATCCTGAGCTATATGAGGAGATTAAAGAGAAAGTAAAGGCTGGGCAATGGGAAGTTGAAGGGGCAATGTGGGTAGAAGCTGATTGTAATATTCCTTCTGGGGAATCTTTTGTTCGCCAGCTTTTATACGGGAAACAATTCATTAAAAACGAATTTGGAAAAGAAAGCAACACCTTATGGCTACCTGATGTTTTTGGGTACAGCTGGTCCCTTCCCCAAATCTTAAAAAAATCAGGAATCGACACCTTTATGACGACAAAGATTAGCTGGAATCAATACAACCGTATGCCACACGATACATTTAAGTGGAAAGGGATTGACGGTACGGAGATTTTAACTCATTTTATTACAACACCCGAGCCAGGTCGTGAAGAGGATTCCTGGTTTTATACGTATAATGGTGTGGTTACTGCTGAAACAGTGAAAGGGATATGGGAGAAATACCGAAATAAAAATATCAATAATGACTTGTTATTGGCGTACGGATACGGTGATGGCGGCGGCGGAGTGAACCGGGAAATGCTTGAAATGAAAAGGCAATTCAATAAGATCCCAAGTATGCCGAATGTCGTATCTACGAAGGCTGATGCGTATTTTTCTAAGCTCCACGAAAATATTTCCAATACGAATGAGTATTTACACACGTGGGATGGTGAATTATATTTAGAATATCATCGTGGGACCTATACGAGCCAGGCAAAGATGAAAAAGCAAAACCGCAGGCTCGAGAACGCTTATCGTCAAGCGGAGCTCTTATCATCGTGGGATGCTATGTTAATAGGATGGGAGCAGTACCCTTCGACATTAATCGAATCGGGCTGGAAAAAGATTTTGCTCAATCAGTTCCACGATATTATTCCAGGCTCTTCTATTCCAGAAGTTTACGAGGATGCTGACAAAGACTATGAAGAAGCGAACAGCATTTACAAAAGCTTGATTGAACGTCACCACCATGAAGCAATGGAGCATTCTGAGCAGCAATGGTCTGCGCTTAACCCGCATCAATACGCTAGCCCGACTCTAGTAACAGTACCAGAGAATAAGGTTGGTGAAGATAAAGCCTTTGCCATGAAAGGGCGAATGCTGCCTTCTCAAAAGACGGAAAATGGAGACTATTTAGTTTTACTAGAGGACATTCAACCGTTTTCTTATCACGCGATTCAAGCGGTGGATGCAAAAGCGTCAGCTGAGAAGCCATTAAGTCAGGTGAATCTTGATGAGCGTACTTGGGAGACGCCAGCGTACATGATCGAATGGAATGAATGGGGACAGTTAACGAGAATATATGATAAACATGAACATAGGGAAATCATCCCGCACGGTGAAAAAGGAAACGTGTTTAAGCTGTTTGAAGATAAGCCGTTAGCGCACGATGCGTGGGATATTGATTTATTTTACATTGAGAAGCCTTCGGTGATTGATGAGCTTTCAACCTATGAAATCATTGAGAGTGGCCCGTTAAGGACGACATTGAAGTTTGCATGGAGCAGACCTCATGTTGAGATCGTTCAATATGTGCACTGTTACAACCACTCACAGCGAATTGATTTCGAAACCGAGGTAAACTGGACGGCGCGACAACAATTATTAAAAGTAGAATTTCCTGTTGATATTCGCACGTCAGAAGCCATTTTTGATATTCAATTCGGAAATGTGAAAAGACCGACTCATTGGAATACGTCATGGGATATGGCGCGATTTGAAACCGTCGGCCATAAATGGGCAGCGCTTGCAGAGCCTTATTACGGTGTAAGCTTAATGAATGACAGTAAGTATGGGTATTCAGTAAAGGATCACGTCCTCTCTTTAACACTATTAAAAGGTGCGATTCACCCTGATCCGAAAGCAGATATCGGCTTCCATCAATTTACGTATTCGATTTTCCCTTTTCGTGGTGAAGGCAATAAGCGAGAGGTTGAAAGAGAGTCAACGTACTTAAATACAGACATCAAAGCGGTTGAAGGGGAGCATAAAAAACCTTATGATCGCTCACTCGTAACCTTATCAAGTGACCAAGTCGTTGTCGATACAATCAAGAAAGCAGAGAACAGCAATCGCTTAATCATTAGGCTGCATGAAATGGAAGGCGCTCGCGGCGTCATTGATTTGACGACCGGGTACAAAGTAACCAGATGGCGAGAAGTTAACTTAATGGAGGACATTGGCTTAACAGAGTATCTTGATACGCCAATGACGTTAACTTTTTCTCCGTATGAAATCAAAACAGTCGAAGTTGATTTATCAACGGAATAA
- a CDS encoding alpha-mannosidase, translating to MKNEKTAYIISHSHWDREWYMSLEEHRYYLVKLVDDLLELLDEDPDFHSFHMDGQTIMIDDYLQVRPGKSEKVKKYIREGRLIVGPWYILQDAFLTSSEANVRNLFYGMKETKKLGQEGKIGYFPDTFGIYGQAPQLLKQASIDVATFGRGVTPTGFNNQVHHLDDYASPYSELVWESPDGSSVLGVLFANWYSNGNEIPEDREKAKAFWEKKLTEAEKFASTSHLLFMNGCDHQPVQKNITKAIKQANELYPSVSFKHTSFQDYLMNVKKDLPHTLQEINGELRNQKTDGWSTLVNTASSRIYLKRANDRCQTLLERVVEPIGLLANNKQFFNDFSEYYWKLLMENHPHDSICGCSVDSVHREMVTRFEKVEKGATKLVDEQCMEIASTINTNHPIEDAIPMVLFHTSGQPTSKVVTEKVQVKKIYFDEMDFRSIPGKLKSESLPSYHVELADGSVTSVQIKDLGVRFGYDLPNDQFRKPYYAREVEVTFFYQTNVHVGYECCFLVPDEAPLQEGETVLMWNQDKNSLENEHIVVDIHPNGSYSLTNKQTHETYNRLGIYENTGDIGNEYMYKQSGDGEVLTTENASASVQILEDSPYVAKVAIHTSFSVPKEADENLQTERENLVWHPERRSGRSLESTDITIKTQLLLEKQAKGLKVEVEINNTAKDHRLRALFPVGKQNVHHYADSIFEIAKRPNEPEKEWKNPSVDHHMQRFVSLNDEQRGLTIATKGLHEYEILNKDTIAVTLLRSVGEMGDWGVFESPEAQCLRINKAEFMIIPHEDSVLSSHAYLTAYDYPFTPTMVQVSQQDGVLPNVKSLFTWEGEGLVLTTSKQTDDGSGMILRWFNPTSRSIPLTVDCLGEKAVYESNIIEEKKEKVTGKLAGQPVNPYEIVTFLVEADVK from the coding sequence ATGAAGAATGAAAAAACAGCGTATATTATTTCTCACTCCCATTGGGACAGGGAATGGTATATGTCATTAGAGGAACATCGGTATTACTTAGTGAAATTAGTAGATGATTTGCTGGAGTTACTAGATGAAGACCCTGATTTTCATAGTTTTCATATGGACGGACAGACAATTATGATTGATGATTACTTGCAAGTTCGCCCAGGAAAAAGCGAAAAAGTAAAAAAATATATTCGTGAAGGTAGATTAATCGTTGGTCCCTGGTATATTTTGCAGGATGCTTTTTTAACGAGCTCTGAAGCAAATGTAAGAAATCTATTTTACGGCATGAAAGAGACAAAAAAGTTGGGGCAAGAAGGTAAAATTGGCTACTTCCCGGACACGTTTGGTATATACGGTCAAGCGCCTCAGCTATTAAAACAAGCTAGCATTGATGTGGCTACGTTTGGAAGAGGGGTAACACCGACGGGCTTTAACAATCAAGTTCATCATCTTGATGACTATGCCTCTCCATACTCAGAGTTAGTGTGGGAATCGCCGGATGGTTCTTCCGTATTAGGCGTGTTATTTGCGAATTGGTACTCAAACGGGAACGAAATACCCGAAGATCGGGAAAAAGCGAAGGCGTTTTGGGAAAAGAAGCTCACAGAGGCGGAAAAGTTTGCCTCCACTTCTCATCTTTTATTTATGAATGGTTGTGACCACCAGCCTGTTCAAAAAAACATTACAAAAGCGATTAAGCAAGCGAATGAGCTCTACCCTTCTGTTAGCTTTAAGCATACTAGCTTTCAAGATTATCTGATGAATGTAAAAAAAGATTTGCCTCATACGCTGCAAGAAATCAATGGAGAGTTAAGAAATCAAAAAACGGATGGCTGGTCGACGCTTGTCAATACAGCTTCTTCCCGCATTTATTTAAAGCGGGCGAATGACCGCTGTCAAACGCTTTTAGAAAGAGTGGTAGAACCGATAGGATTGTTGGCGAACAATAAACAGTTTTTCAATGATTTTTCAGAGTACTACTGGAAGTTATTAATGGAAAATCACCCACACGATAGTATATGCGGCTGTAGTGTTGATTCCGTTCATCGTGAAATGGTGACGAGGTTTGAAAAAGTAGAAAAAGGTGCCACTAAGCTGGTGGATGAGCAATGTATGGAAATAGCCAGCACAATAAATACAAATCATCCAATTGAAGATGCGATACCGATGGTCTTGTTCCATACGAGCGGACAGCCGACATCAAAGGTGGTCACAGAAAAGGTTCAAGTAAAGAAGATTTATTTTGATGAAATGGATTTTAGATCCATTCCAGGCAAGCTTAAGTCAGAATCGTTGCCTTCTTATCATGTTGAGCTTGCGGATGGTTCAGTAACCTCTGTTCAAATAAAAGACTTGGGTGTTCGCTTTGGGTATGATCTCCCTAATGATCAGTTTAGAAAGCCTTATTATGCAAGGGAAGTAGAAGTAACATTTTTTTATCAGACAAACGTTCATGTTGGGTACGAGTGCTGTTTCTTAGTTCCAGATGAAGCTCCTTTACAAGAGGGAGAGACTGTACTGATGTGGAACCAGGATAAAAATAGCTTAGAAAATGAGCATATTGTTGTCGACATTCATCCAAATGGAAGCTATTCATTAACAAATAAACAAACCCATGAAACGTACAACCGGTTAGGAATCTATGAAAATACCGGTGATATCGGAAATGAGTATATGTATAAACAGTCTGGAGATGGAGAAGTTTTAACGACCGAAAATGCCTCAGCTTCTGTGCAAATCCTTGAAGACAGCCCATACGTTGCAAAAGTAGCGATTCATACGAGCTTTTCGGTCCCGAAAGAAGCAGATGAGAATCTACAAACTGAAAGAGAGAATCTTGTGTGGCATCCGGAACGCCGATCAGGGAGGAGTTTAGAAAGTACGGACATAACCATAAAAACGCAGCTGCTTTTAGAGAAGCAAGCAAAGGGGTTAAAAGTAGAAGTTGAAATCAACAACACGGCAAAAGACCATCGTTTACGTGCACTCTTTCCTGTCGGGAAACAGAATGTTCATCATTACGCTGATAGCATTTTTGAAATTGCAAAGCGTCCGAATGAACCAGAAAAAGAATGGAAAAATCCTTCAGTAGATCATCACATGCAGCGTTTTGTCAGTTTAAACGATGAGCAGCGCGGTTTAACCATTGCTACGAAAGGATTACATGAATATGAAATTTTAAATAAGGATACGATCGCCGTTACGTTACTTAGGTCAGTTGGAGAGATGGGCGATTGGGGTGTGTTTGAATCGCCAGAGGCACAATGTTTAAGGATAAATAAAGCGGAATTTATGATCATTCCGCATGAGGACAGTGTTCTTTCTTCTCATGCCTATTTAACGGCGTATGATTATCCTTTTACGCCTACAATGGTTCAAGTCAGTCAGCAAGACGGGGTACTCCCAAATGTGAAAAGCTTATTTACTTGGGAAGGAGAGGGGCTCGTGTTAACAACGTCAAAACAAACGGACGATGGTAGCGGCATGATTTTGCGGTGGTTTAACCCTACCTCAAGGTCAATTCCATTAACGGTCGATTGTCTTGGAGAAAAAGCGGTATACGAGTCTAACATCATAGAGGAGAAGAAAGAGAAAGTAACCGGAAAATTAGCGGGTCAACCGGTAAATCCATATGAAATTGTAACTTTTTTAGTTGAAGCCGATGTTAAATAA
- a CDS encoding glycoside hydrolase family 125 protein: MVNENKEIPSSFERIINKVNEAYADDLEVQKLFKQCFLNTFTTTLQQDADGTFVITGDIPAMWLRDSSAQVRPYLTVAGEDAEVAKWLKQVITRQWKYILQDPYANAFNRKANGEGHQDDHTDMTPWIWERKYEVDSLCYPIQLTYLYWKATGDHDILNSTLKEVLKVIYQVWKVEQHHEEQSPYTFERSDCRVSDTLLRNGKGGDSTYTGMTWSGFRPSDDACLYGYLIPANMFAVVVLGYAEEMLGAMKEEALAKSMSELAVEIKQGIERFAKIDHPIFGDMYVYETDGKGNVNLMDDANVPSLLSMPYLGYTSSLDDTYLNTREFILSRHNPYYYEGEQACGVGSPHTPDHYVWHIALAVQGMTSTDPAEKKRILEVFKRTHGSTYYMHEGFDASRPENYTRSWFAWANSMFSEFILSTVGIHVPGSPLEVNGRKKNVL, from the coding sequence ATGGTAAATGAAAACAAAGAAATCCCAAGCTCATTTGAGCGGATCATAAATAAAGTTAATGAAGCGTATGCTGACGATTTAGAAGTTCAAAAATTATTTAAACAATGCTTTTTAAATACATTCACGACGACATTGCAGCAAGATGCTGACGGTACTTTTGTTATTACGGGGGATATCCCTGCCATGTGGCTGAGAGATTCTTCAGCTCAAGTGCGGCCTTACTTAACTGTTGCAGGTGAAGATGCTGAGGTAGCTAAGTGGTTAAAGCAAGTGATCACCCGCCAGTGGAAATATATTTTACAAGATCCTTATGCGAATGCTTTTAATCGAAAGGCGAACGGGGAAGGGCATCAAGACGACCATACCGACATGACTCCGTGGATTTGGGAAAGAAAGTATGAAGTGGATTCGCTTTGTTACCCGATTCAATTGACTTATTTATATTGGAAGGCAACGGGGGACCATGACATTTTAAATTCGACATTAAAAGAAGTGCTTAAGGTCATTTATCAAGTGTGGAAAGTCGAGCAACACCACGAGGAGCAATCCCCTTACACGTTTGAGCGGAGTGACTGCCGCGTATCGGATACGCTCCTTCGTAATGGTAAAGGAGGAGATTCTACGTATACAGGGATGACTTGGTCAGGATTCCGTCCTAGTGATGATGCTTGTCTTTACGGATACCTCATTCCAGCGAATATGTTTGCTGTTGTTGTACTCGGTTATGCCGAGGAAATGCTCGGTGCGATGAAAGAGGAAGCATTAGCAAAGAGCATGAGCGAATTAGCTGTCGAAATTAAGCAGGGCATTGAGCGCTTCGCAAAAATTGACCATCCGATCTTCGGTGACATGTATGTCTATGAAACGGACGGAAAAGGGAACGTCAATTTAATGGATGATGCCAACGTTCCGAGTTTGTTGTCGATGCCGTATTTAGGATATACATCAAGCTTAGACGACACGTACTTGAATACACGAGAGTTCATTTTAAGTCGACACAATCCGTATTATTACGAAGGCGAGCAAGCTTGTGGAGTTGGCAGTCCTCATACTCCTGATCATTATGTTTGGCATATTGCTCTGGCTGTTCAAGGGATGACGTCAACAGACCCTGCTGAGAAAAAGCGCATTCTTGAGGTGTTTAAACGAACACACGGCTCTACTTATTACATGCATGAAGGCTTTGATGCAAGTCGTCCTGAAAACTACACACGATCTTGGTTTGCCTGGGCAAACTCAATGTTTAGTGAGTTTATTTTAAGTACTGTCGGCATTCACGTCCCTGGAAGTCCACTTGAAGTGAACGGGAGGAAAAAGAATGTTTTATAA
- a CDS encoding ROK family protein gives MSVLLTVDIGGTYTKLALVSNNLQLLEESQVDTPATFQQLVQALTHYYKQTVTNYQIKGIAISSPGSVKDTGEVLGYSSVPFLHEQNIKVGIEKRYDLPVSIENDANCAALAEKWNGAACDVETYACIVVGTGVGGAIVINNQLHKGANLHGGEFGYAIMSSERQENTYDTWSIVGSSSAITRRLKEEPPFFDGWTGELAFEYAKKDHAEAKKTIDEFFHSLAVGVFNIQYMIDPEKILIGGGVTRQPGFMDQLHRQLDRIYENLSFASIHPNVQLCRHLDKAQLLGAAYVWKEKYGKW, from the coding sequence ATGAGTGTTCTACTGACGGTTGATATAGGGGGGACGTATACGAAGCTGGCTCTCGTTTCTAACAACCTGCAGCTACTAGAAGAGAGTCAAGTAGATACGCCTGCTACTTTTCAACAACTGGTTCAGGCCCTGACTCATTATTACAAGCAGACCGTAACCAATTATCAAATTAAAGGTATCGCCATTAGTAGTCCGGGTAGTGTGAAGGATACTGGCGAGGTTCTCGGTTACAGCTCTGTTCCATTTCTACATGAGCAAAATATAAAAGTTGGGATAGAGAAGCGTTACGATTTGCCGGTTTCGATTGAAAATGACGCGAACTGTGCAGCGTTAGCGGAGAAGTGGAATGGCGCTGCATGCGATGTCGAAACGTATGCATGCATCGTAGTTGGAACAGGGGTAGGTGGCGCGATCGTGATCAATAACCAGCTCCATAAAGGGGCGAACTTACACGGTGGTGAGTTTGGCTATGCGATTATGTCCAGTGAACGGCAAGAAAACACCTACGATACATGGAGTATTGTAGGGTCGTCCTCAGCTATAACGCGCAGGTTAAAAGAGGAACCTCCTTTTTTCGATGGATGGACAGGAGAGTTAGCCTTTGAATATGCCAAGAAAGATCATGCCGAAGCAAAGAAAACAATCGATGAATTCTTTCATTCGCTAGCAGTGGGTGTATTTAACATTCAGTATATGATCGACCCGGAAAAAATTCTTATTGGAGGTGGAGTGACAAGGCAGCCTGGCTTTATGGATCAACTCCATCGGCAGCTGGATCGTATTTATGAAAACCTGTCATTTGCCTCCATTCATCCGAACGTTCAGCTTTGTCGTCATCTTGATAAAGCCCAGCTTCTGGGTGCTGCGTATGTTTGGAAAGAAAAATACGGAAAGTGGTGA
- a CDS encoding glycoside hydrolase family 1 protein, translating to MSLIFPKGFLWGSATSAPQFEGASSIGGKSETVWDYWFSTSPERFHGGVGPERTSDFYHHFETDIENMKKINMNSLRTSISWARLLPDGERINDEAVSFYREVFKSLIANNIKPIVNLYHFDMPLRLHLQGGWENKEVVYEFAYYAKTAFELFGDLVSDWVTFNEPMVPIEMGYLNDKHLPAIYDLKRAVKAAFHTMLAHSHAVKQFKEVIKEGRIGLILNLTPTYPKSSEPEDVQAANWADLFFNRSFLDPAVKGEYPVELITWAKQIGVLPEYESDDVKVIKENPIDFLGVNYYQPKRAQRPVNKDHTSVLSLHHYFEPYVWPGRKMNPHRGWEIYEQGLYDIAINIRDHYGNIPWYVAENGMGVEGEEQFLNESGEVQDDYRIEFITNHLEWLHKGITEGSNCFGYHVWTFVDNWSWLNAYKNRYGLFRLDITTQERHTKKSGMWFRELTASNHLQRKMNDECSTDG from the coding sequence ATGAGTTTAATTTTTCCGAAAGGCTTTTTATGGGGAAGTGCCACATCAGCTCCACAGTTTGAAGGAGCTTCATCAATCGGGGGGAAGTCAGAGACGGTTTGGGATTATTGGTTTAGCACCTCTCCGGAACGTTTTCATGGAGGAGTAGGGCCAGAGCGGACATCTGATTTTTACCATCATTTTGAAACCGATATTGAAAATATGAAAAAGATTAACATGAACTCATTGCGCACTTCGATTTCATGGGCGAGATTATTACCAGATGGGGAGCGGATCAATGACGAAGCGGTGAGCTTTTATCGTGAGGTTTTTAAGAGCTTAATAGCAAACAATATCAAGCCGATCGTCAACTTATATCATTTCGATATGCCGCTGCGTCTTCATTTACAGGGGGGATGGGAAAATAAAGAGGTTGTTTATGAATTTGCGTATTATGCAAAAACAGCTTTTGAGCTATTTGGCGATCTGGTTAGTGATTGGGTGACATTTAATGAGCCAATGGTACCGATTGAAATGGGTTATTTAAATGATAAACATTTACCGGCAATATACGACCTAAAACGCGCTGTGAAGGCAGCTTTTCATACGATGCTGGCTCATTCACATGCAGTAAAACAATTTAAAGAGGTAATAAAAGAAGGGCGGATCGGGTTGATTTTAAACTTAACGCCAACCTATCCGAAGAGTTCAGAACCTGAGGACGTGCAAGCGGCGAATTGGGCAGACTTATTTTTTAACCGTAGTTTCTTAGATCCTGCTGTTAAAGGGGAATATCCGGTGGAACTCATCACTTGGGCAAAGCAAATCGGTGTACTCCCGGAATACGAGTCGGATGATGTGAAAGTGATAAAAGAGAATCCCATTGATTTTCTTGGGGTTAATTATTATCAGCCTAAAAGAGCCCAACGTCCAGTAAATAAAGATCATACTAGCGTTCTCTCTCTTCATCATTACTTTGAGCCTTACGTATGGCCTGGTCGTAAAATGAATCCTCATCGCGGGTGGGAAATATATGAACAGGGTCTTTATGATATTGCGATCAATATCAGAGACCATTATGGAAATATTCCGTGGTATGTCGCTGAAAATGGCATGGGGGTTGAGGGTGAAGAACAGTTTCTGAATGAATCAGGAGAAGTGCAAGATGATTACCGAATTGAATTTATTACAAATCATTTGGAATGGCTTCATAAGGGGATAACAGAAGGATCGAATTGCTTTGGCTATCATGTTTGGACATTTGTCGATAATTGGTCTTGGCTGAACGCATATAAAAACCGGTACGGCTTGTTCAGGTTGGATATAACGACCCAAGAGCGTCATACAAAAAAGAGCGGAATGTGGTTCCGGGAACTCACAGCTTCTAATCATTTACAAAGGAAGATGAATGATGAGTGTTCTACTGACGGTTGA